Proteins encoded in a region of the Streptococcus sanguinis genome:
- a CDS encoding diacylglycerol kinase family lipid kinase, with amino-acid sequence MKDKIKRARLIYNPTSGQEIIKKNIAEVLDVLEDVGYETSAYQTTPAPLSAQKEAERAAKAGFDLIIAAGGDGTINEVVNGVANLDERPKLAFIPTGTTNDYARALKIPMGDPVAAARIIEKNQTIKMDIGRAYGNKYFINIAAAGTLTELTYSVPSEVKSRLGYFAYVAEGAKKLPRSKFRKVRIKHDHGVFEGKISLMFAALTNSIGGFEKLAPDTKLDDGNFTLILVKTANLFDMLSLMMQAINGGQHVGDINVEYLKTSKLQLEILDKKGPFMLNLDGEYGGDTPVELEVLHGHLEFFANIDEISQTALSIE; translated from the coding sequence ATGAAGGATAAGATTAAACGAGCACGATTGATTTATAACCCGACTTCGGGACAGGAAATTATTAAGAAAAATATAGCGGAAGTTCTGGATGTTTTGGAGGATGTGGGCTATGAAACCAGTGCCTACCAGACCACTCCAGCGCCTCTTTCTGCTCAAAAAGAAGCTGAAAGAGCAGCAAAAGCAGGATTTGATTTGATTATTGCGGCAGGCGGCGACGGTACCATCAATGAGGTAGTTAATGGTGTGGCGAATCTGGATGAACGGCCTAAATTGGCCTTTATTCCAACTGGCACAACCAACGATTATGCGCGAGCTTTGAAGATTCCCATGGGAGACCCTGTAGCGGCAGCCCGCATTATCGAAAAGAACCAGACCATAAAGATGGATATTGGCCGGGCCTATGGTAACAAGTATTTTATTAATATTGCAGCTGCTGGAACTCTGACTGAGCTGACTTACAGTGTTCCTAGTGAAGTCAAATCTCGCCTAGGCTACTTTGCTTATGTCGCAGAAGGAGCAAAAAAACTCCCTCGCTCTAAGTTCCGCAAGGTTCGTATCAAGCACGACCATGGTGTCTTTGAAGGGAAGATTTCGCTGATGTTTGCGGCTCTGACCAACTCTATTGGTGGTTTTGAAAAGCTAGCGCCAGATACTAAATTAGACGACGGGAATTTTACTTTGATTTTGGTTAAGACAGCCAATCTCTTTGATATGCTGAGTCTGATGATGCAGGCTATCAATGGCGGTCAGCACGTTGGCGATATCAATGTAGAATACCTTAAAACAAGCAAGCTGCAGCTGGAAATTTTAGACAAAAAAGGTCCATTTATGCTGAATTTGGATGGAGAATACGGCGGCGATACGCCTGTTGAACTGGAAGTGCTGCACGGACATTTGGAATTTTTTGCCAATATCGATGAAATCAGTCAGACAGCCCTTTCAATAGAATAA